The Pseudomonas wenzhouensis genome has a segment encoding these proteins:
- the tnpB gene encoding IS66 family insertion sequence element accessory protein TnpB (TnpB, as the term is used for proteins encoded by IS66 family insertion elements, is considered an accessory protein, since TnpC, encoded by a neighboring gene, is a DDE family transposase.): MMRPDAKVQKVYLYPKPVDFRKSINGLAALVELDIKVEVFNPVLFVFLNRTRSQVKILYWERNGFCLWLKRLEAERFKTKPDAGDEAIELTVDELNWLLDGIDLWRNRPHQILTPRFVT; encoded by the coding sequence ATGATGCGTCCCGACGCCAAGGTGCAGAAGGTCTATCTCTACCCAAAGCCCGTCGATTTCCGCAAATCCATCAACGGCCTGGCCGCTCTGGTCGAGCTGGACATCAAGGTGGAAGTGTTCAACCCCGTGCTGTTCGTGTTCCTCAACCGCACCCGCAGTCAGGTCAAGATCCTCTACTGGGAGCGCAATGGCTTCTGCCTGTGGCTCAAGCGTTTGGAAGCCGAACGCTTCAAGACCAAGCCCGATGCCGGCGACGAGGCCATCGAGCTGACGGTCGATGAGTTGAACTGGCTGCTCGACGGCATCGACCTGTGGCGCAACCGTCCGCACCAGATACTGACGCCGCGTTTCGTGACCTGA
- a CDS encoding inovirus Gp2 family protein encodes MIRHSQNSNLIIHNELDYRGLPIQVDKGPFIRQYLQKLHATIDRALQQYSRVFAFRVDLRFPAAFVHGRDDNASQVFKKFLDSFKSKIHHNRCMALRENKHAHQSRVRYVWAREFGQHGKPHYHVAFVLNYDAFNALGKFEPGRDNMFNRLQEAWASALGTSVEAVRGLVEIPDNPSYSLRRDGLGVEEFFYRASYLCKAPTKVYGDGRHGFDSSRI; translated from the coding sequence ATGATTCGACATTCGCAGAATAGTAATCTCATTATTCATAATGAGCTTGACTATCGTGGCTTGCCTATTCAGGTAGATAAAGGGCCTTTCATTCGTCAGTATCTACAAAAGCTGCATGCTACGATTGATCGAGCTCTTCAACAGTATTCTCGTGTCTTTGCCTTCAGGGTTGATCTTAGGTTTCCAGCAGCGTTTGTGCACGGCAGAGACGATAATGCAAGTCAAGTATTTAAAAAATTTTTAGATTCCTTTAAGTCCAAAATACACCACAATCGTTGTATGGCGCTTAGGGAAAACAAACATGCGCATCAGAGCCGCGTGCGGTACGTTTGGGCTAGAGAATTTGGGCAGCATGGGAAGCCGCATTACCATGTTGCATTCGTTCTCAATTACGATGCATTCAACGCTTTGGGTAAGTTTGAGCCTGGAAGGGATAACATGTTCAATCGACTCCAGGAAGCTTGGGCAAGTGCCTTGGGAACGTCGGTTGAGGCAGTGAGGGGTTTGGTTGAGATTCCTGACAATCCGAGCTATAGCCTGCGTCGCGATGGCCTAGGGGTTGAAGAGTTTTTCTATCGAGCCAGTTACCTATGCAAGGCGCCTACCAAGGTTTATGGCGATGGCAGACATGGGTTTGACAGCAGTCGAATCTAA
- a CDS encoding LexA family protein — MSTALILGPLQRSRAVLPLFDARVPAGFPSPALDHMEHKLSLDALMDLQAPHTYVVAVSGDSMSGAGIFDGDYLIVSRAIPAKPGHVVVACLNGDVLVKRLAQEQGQFILQSENPAYSPRYILENDELTIWGVVTHSLRNHLTHG; from the coding sequence ATGAGCACCGCACTTATCCTCGGCCCGCTGCAGCGCAGCAGGGCAGTCCTTCCCCTCTTTGATGCACGTGTTCCAGCTGGCTTTCCCAGCCCAGCGCTGGATCACATGGAACATAAGCTGTCGCTTGATGCTCTGATGGATCTGCAAGCACCGCACACCTATGTGGTTGCCGTGAGCGGTGACAGCATGAGCGGGGCTGGCATCTTCGACGGCGATTATCTGATCGTCAGCCGCGCCATCCCAGCAAAACCGGGCCATGTGGTCGTTGCCTGCTTAAACGGCGATGTCCTGGTAAAGCGCCTGGCACAGGAACAGGGCCAGTTCATCCTCCAGTCGGAGAACCCGGCCTACTCTCCGCGTTACATCCTGGAGAACGATGAGCTGACGATCTGGGGCGTCGTCACTCATAGCCTGCGGAATCACCTCACCCATGGCTGA
- a CDS encoding Y-family DNA polymerase encodes MAEPVYALVDCNSFYASCERVFRPDLLRTPIVVLSNNDGCVIARSADAKPFVKMGALFHEIRSDLKRNGIVAFSSNYALYGDMSERVMTILESRLPSIEVYSIDEAFADMTGLPEPLESIGRQVQAEIRQKTGIPVGIGIATTKTLAKLANNAAKRWQKQTGGVVDIRDPVRRDKLLKAMPVEEVWGVGPRMRAHLEGMQIKTAWDLAQMDAWTLRKRFNVVVEKTVRELRGVACLEIENEIEPKQEICSSRSFGKRLRELAPIQEAVTSYATRAAEKLRKQESLCRQVRVSLRTGMFNPTEAKYANGILCQLPYPTDDSLLIIKTVQAGLQQVFREGFSYAKAQVLLLDLCRKNEYTPDLFAPEQPVKTERLMSTLDAINNRWGRGTLQPGRIAKPVEWAMRRELLSPAYTTRWSELMVAKAK; translated from the coding sequence ATGGCTGAGCCGGTATACGCACTGGTTGACTGCAACAGCTTCTACGCCAGTTGCGAGCGTGTGTTTCGTCCAGATCTGTTGCGCACGCCCATCGTCGTGCTCAGCAACAACGACGGCTGTGTGATTGCTCGCTCTGCCGATGCCAAGCCGTTCGTGAAGATGGGCGCTCTGTTCCACGAGATCAGGAGCGACCTCAAGCGCAACGGCATCGTCGCCTTCAGCAGCAACTACGCCCTCTACGGCGACATGAGCGAGCGCGTGATGACGATCTTGGAAAGTCGCTTGCCAAGCATTGAGGTCTATAGCATCGACGAGGCCTTTGCCGATATGACCGGGCTACCTGAACCTCTGGAGTCGATAGGTCGCCAGGTGCAGGCAGAGATCAGGCAGAAGACCGGCATACCCGTTGGTATTGGTATCGCCACCACCAAGACACTGGCCAAGCTCGCCAATAACGCCGCCAAGCGCTGGCAGAAGCAAACTGGTGGCGTCGTAGACATCCGCGATCCGGTTCGGCGCGACAAGCTGCTCAAGGCCATGCCAGTAGAGGAAGTCTGGGGCGTTGGTCCACGTATGCGCGCTCACCTGGAAGGCATGCAAATCAAGACAGCTTGGGACTTGGCACAGATGGATGCCTGGACTCTGCGCAAGCGATTCAATGTCGTGGTGGAGAAAACTGTGCGCGAACTGCGCGGTGTGGCGTGTCTGGAGATCGAGAACGAAATCGAACCCAAGCAGGAGATCTGCAGCAGTCGCTCATTCGGCAAGCGTCTGCGTGAGCTAGCCCCCATCCAGGAGGCTGTCACGAGTTATGCCACTCGCGCTGCTGAAAAGCTGCGCAAGCAGGAGTCGCTATGCCGGCAGGTGCGTGTGAGTCTGCGCACCGGGATGTTCAACCCAACCGAGGCTAAATACGCCAATGGCATCCTCTGCCAACTGCCCTACCCTACCGACGACAGCCTACTGATCATCAAGACCGTCCAGGCTGGATTGCAGCAGGTCTTCAGAGAGGGCTTCAGCTACGCCAAGGCTCAGGTGCTGCTGTTGGATCTATGCCGCAAGAATGAGTACACACCGGATCTGTTCGCCCCCGAGCAGCCCGTGAAAACCGAGCGACTGATGAGCACCCTAGATGCGATCAACAATCGCTGGGGACGTGGAACGCTGCAGCCGGGACGCATCGCCAAGCCTGTCGAGTGGGCTATGCGCAGAGAATTGCTCTCCCCCGCATACACCACTCGCTGGTCTGAGTTGATGGTCGCAAAGGCCAAGTAG
- a CDS encoding OB-fold protein produces MALITCYECDRMASDQATACPHCGAPIAKQAATPRTQPVFVVNRRVGFWLGVGIFLFPVIFVWFLLRQGHSTTSRVIGFAWLALVLVAMASGDRPSGKAATNSSNQTQPAKVAAPAEPMIEVSAQQLAQAYDRNTVAADQQFKGKRFKITGTVDSINTDMFGNPYVTLRGGINQFMEPQFELDEDHANYAAGLQSGLRISLICTGHGDVAKTPMSKDCTPVN; encoded by the coding sequence ATGGCATTGATCACCTGTTACGAGTGCGATCGTATGGCTAGCGATCAGGCGACGGCTTGCCCTCACTGTGGTGCCCCCATCGCTAAGCAGGCTGCTACGCCTCGAACGCAGCCGGTATTCGTAGTCAACCGTAGAGTCGGCTTCTGGCTGGGCGTAGGCATTTTTCTATTTCCGGTCATTTTTGTTTGGTTCCTTCTACGCCAAGGGCATAGCACTACTAGCAGGGTGATCGGCTTTGCCTGGCTGGCGCTGGTGCTAGTTGCGATGGCTTCGGGGGATCGCCCGTCCGGCAAGGCTGCTACGAACTCAAGTAACCAGACTCAGCCAGCCAAGGTGGCTGCACCGGCCGAGCCAATGATAGAAGTTAGCGCTCAGCAACTGGCCCAGGCCTATGACCGCAACACAGTCGCGGCCGATCAGCAGTTCAAAGGCAAGCGCTTCAAGATCACGGGCACGGTGGACTCCATCAACACCGACATGTTCGGCAACCCTTACGTCACCCTGCGTGGTGGGATAAACCAATTCATGGAACCGCAGTTCGAGCTGGATGAGGATCACGCCAACTATGCGGCCGGTTTGCAGTCAGGGCTGCGCATCAGCTTGATCTGCACAGGTCACGGTGATGTGGCGAAAACGCCCATGTCGAAGGATTGCACGCCGGTCAACTGA
- a CDS encoding WYL domain-containing protein, which translates to MKRKQSIESVRWDLALRYRLIETIAWWEGRLTTGHLMQSFGISRQQASKDINSYITDYAPKNLEYDKHLKGYVPSRYFKPLFIDDSASAYLYLLNQNHDRAPYVEGLALAYAHTEVLDVPDRSVRPEVLRPLLKACREGLRLECEYVSFTTPDGETRLIAPHTLIYTGMRWHVRAYCEKNRDYRDFVLSRFRGEPELMDDETENTREQDPGWNSQVQVIIEPDSRLKPEQRAIIEADYGMRDGQLVIETRGALVQYVLQRYQIDPTKVHAKATAQQIVVANLEELQPWLYH; encoded by the coding sequence ATGAAACGCAAGCAGTCAATCGAGTCCGTGCGCTGGGATCTGGCCCTTCGCTACCGCCTGATCGAGACCATCGCATGGTGGGAGGGCCGTCTGACCACAGGTCATCTGATGCAGAGCTTCGGCATCAGCCGGCAGCAGGCGTCGAAGGACATCAATTCCTACATCACCGACTACGCGCCGAAGAACCTGGAATACGACAAGCATTTAAAGGGGTATGTGCCAAGCCGCTACTTCAAACCGCTGTTTATCGATGACAGCGCGAGCGCTTACCTGTACCTGCTCAACCAGAATCACGACCGCGCACCGTATGTTGAGGGGCTGGCATTGGCCTATGCGCACACTGAGGTACTGGATGTGCCGGATCGCTCAGTGCGCCCAGAGGTGCTGCGCCCGTTACTCAAGGCCTGTCGCGAGGGCCTGCGACTGGAGTGCGAGTATGTGTCCTTCACGACGCCGGATGGCGAAACCCGCCTGATCGCGCCGCATACGCTGATCTACACCGGTATGCGCTGGCACGTTCGCGCCTATTGCGAGAAGAATCGAGATTACCGGGACTTTGTGCTCAGCCGCTTTCGTGGTGAGCCCGAGTTAATGGACGACGAAACCGAAAACACCCGTGAGCAGGATCCGGGCTGGAACAGTCAGGTGCAGGTCATCATTGAACCGGATTCTCGCCTCAAGCCAGAGCAGCGCGCGATTATCGAAGCCGACTACGGCATGCGTGACGGACAGCTGGTGATCGAGACCCGAGGTGCGTTGGTGCAGTACGTGCTGCAGCGCTATCAGATCGATCCGACCAAGGTGCATGCCAAGGCCACGGCTCAGCAGATCGTGGTCGCCAACCTGGAAGAGCTACAGCCCTGGCTGTATCACTGA
- the drmD gene encoding DISARM system SNF2-like helicase DrmD has product MLATVRNRRGVISSVEPFSDSKTSALLHLVTIEFSDADGDAEESLLWERERDPVVLEPNALPKIDREAPMQQGEFLALQRAARWSALTPFLSASDPHERSEPVPTAPVYGAVSVDDFQLVPLARAMRMPRVSLLLADDVGLGKTVEAGLILAELIRKRRIRRVLIITPAALRTQWQQEMEEKFSLGFDIVDKAATHKLQKEMGLDANPWRALPRIITSYHYLRQPDVLEQFIANCESIKQRGGAQLPWDLLIVDEAHNLMPSNFGEDSDLAKMLRLITPYFEHRLFLTATPHNGHTRCFSGLLQQLDPVRFTQTPDFTDKERKMIGDVLIRRLKSEINDQDRQAGRVPRFAKRYLEPLPLYMFKPEQELAAAVRKFCTQLKGIIRTAPEARMVLNFAIEILRKRLLSCPVAFADSWLRFKEGLAAKEALQAAEVAAARRASEEDIDDDQERESRSRHAAQVVGAWMHPYVDVLQPEIDAIDAALKSLGLDKQPVVQAKPKSDARFDRLRELIGKELRNAEQWKIDERLIIFTEYKTTLDYLVNRLNAEYGAEPGSICQLYGGMHEEEREAVKRAFNDPDAPVRILVATDAASEGLNLQHTARLLMHYEIPWNPSRLEQRNGRIDRHGQSRDVTIFHFTSEDDSDLQFVARVLSKVNDIREDLGSVGELFDAAFQRRMMEMNEDRDVLGDLDHQITSRRSATEDAQVHTQERGEDEKQRLQQLLADLDLSPETLKDTLGVAMSLGASREVLDGPDAKGRMRLRTPLPMRWQAVVDDSLRLPSQRGISGAMPWLVFDNHFFIHNINGRPVFRPSPDTVLLHLGHPLLRQSLNAFARLRFPGGQTDFQPPTRWLVTRGQVPAGVEALVLFTVEEMAVNNLRETFHHWTRTLALPLSNNTLGEPLPYQGPHHGLLAEQSVADVAAARELWDEVEDDIRALLSNYRAELTQSLRTQLKTAYEQAKEHEKEAFEQRIREVAALQKAQSIEKLKREIEEQRVASIQHQLFDDADALAEKRLRDLEDELKRRQTQFGDLQERLTEEKRRILEQVLPRRFELRGEAQVFPVTIEIRFPEVGA; this is encoded by the coding sequence ATGCTTGCCACCGTCCGTAACCGCCGCGGTGTGATCTCCTCCGTAGAGCCCTTCAGTGATAGCAAGACGTCTGCTTTGCTGCACTTGGTTACCATCGAGTTCAGTGATGCCGATGGTGATGCGGAAGAGTCCCTGCTGTGGGAGCGCGAGCGCGATCCGGTGGTATTGGAGCCGAATGCGCTGCCCAAAATTGATCGCGAAGCACCGATGCAGCAGGGCGAGTTCCTGGCTTTGCAGCGTGCCGCTCGCTGGAGCGCCCTCACTCCGTTCTTGTCGGCAAGTGACCCTCATGAGCGGTCCGAGCCAGTGCCGACTGCGCCGGTATATGGGGCGGTCAGCGTCGATGACTTCCAGCTTGTGCCTCTGGCGCGAGCGATGCGCATGCCCCGCGTTTCTCTACTGCTGGCCGATGATGTGGGTTTGGGTAAAACCGTCGAGGCCGGTCTGATTCTGGCTGAGCTGATCCGGAAGCGTCGTATCCGTCGGGTGCTAATCATCACTCCTGCGGCATTGCGCACCCAGTGGCAGCAGGAGATGGAAGAGAAGTTCTCTTTGGGCTTCGATATCGTCGACAAAGCCGCCACTCACAAGCTGCAAAAAGAGATGGGGCTTGATGCCAACCCCTGGCGGGCGCTACCGCGAATCATCACCTCGTATCACTATCTACGTCAGCCTGATGTGCTGGAGCAGTTCATCGCCAATTGCGAATCTATTAAGCAACGGGGTGGGGCACAGCTGCCGTGGGATTTGTTGATTGTCGATGAAGCCCACAACCTGATGCCGTCCAATTTTGGTGAGGACAGCGATCTGGCCAAAATGCTGCGGCTAATCACGCCGTATTTTGAGCACCGCCTGTTCCTGACTGCCACGCCTCACAATGGCCATACCCGCTGTTTCTCGGGCCTGCTGCAGCAGCTTGATCCGGTCCGTTTCACTCAAACGCCAGACTTTACCGACAAAGAGCGCAAGATGATCGGCGATGTGTTGATCCGCCGACTTAAAAGCGAGATCAACGATCAGGATCGTCAGGCAGGACGAGTACCGCGTTTTGCCAAGCGTTATCTGGAGCCGCTGCCGCTTTATATGTTCAAACCGGAACAGGAGCTGGCGGCTGCCGTTCGCAAGTTTTGCACGCAATTGAAAGGCATCATCCGCACCGCTCCAGAAGCACGCATGGTGCTCAACTTCGCTATCGAAATTCTGCGCAAGCGCCTCTTATCCTGCCCAGTGGCTTTTGCCGACAGCTGGCTGCGTTTCAAGGAGGGCTTGGCTGCCAAAGAGGCGCTTCAGGCTGCTGAGGTCGCGGCGGCCCGCCGCGCCAGTGAAGAAGATATCGATGATGACCAGGAGCGTGAGAGCCGCAGCCGGCATGCCGCTCAGGTTGTTGGCGCCTGGATGCACCCCTATGTGGATGTACTGCAGCCTGAGATTGATGCAATTGATGCTGCGCTCAAGTCTTTGGGTCTCGACAAGCAACCCGTTGTTCAAGCCAAGCCTAAATCTGATGCCCGCTTTGATCGCTTGCGTGAGCTGATCGGCAAGGAGCTGCGTAATGCAGAGCAGTGGAAGATCGATGAGCGTCTGATCATTTTCACCGAGTACAAGACCACACTCGATTACCTGGTCAACCGGTTGAATGCAGAATATGGGGCTGAGCCCGGTAGCATCTGTCAGCTCTATGGTGGCATGCATGAGGAAGAGCGCGAGGCGGTAAAACGCGCCTTCAACGACCCGGATGCGCCGGTGCGCATTCTGGTCGCGACCGATGCTGCTTCTGAAGGTCTTAACCTGCAGCACACCGCTCGCTTGTTGATGCATTACGAGATCCCGTGGAACCCATCGCGTCTTGAGCAGCGTAACGGCCGTATCGATCGTCACGGCCAATCTCGGGATGTCACCATCTTTCACTTCACCAGCGAAGATGACAGCGACCTGCAGTTCGTTGCCCGTGTACTCAGTAAGGTCAACGACATCCGTGAGGATCTGGGCTCGGTAGGAGAATTGTTCGATGCCGCGTTCCAGCGTCGAATGATGGAGATGAATGAAGATCGTGATGTGCTAGGTGATCTCGATCATCAGATAACCAGTCGTAGGAGTGCCACCGAAGACGCTCAGGTACACACCCAGGAGAGAGGTGAGGACGAAAAGCAGCGCCTTCAGCAACTCTTGGCCGATCTTGACCTGAGCCCTGAAACGCTCAAAGACACACTCGGCGTTGCCATGAGCCTAGGTGCTTCACGTGAAGTGCTCGATGGCCCGGATGCCAAGGGGCGCATGCGCTTGCGTACACCGCTACCTATGCGTTGGCAGGCAGTGGTTGATGACAGCCTGCGCTTACCTTCTCAGAGAGGTATCAGCGGCGCTATGCCCTGGCTGGTGTTCGACAACCACTTCTTTATCCACAACATCAATGGACGCCCAGTCTTCCGTCCATCTCCAGATACTGTGCTGTTGCACCTGGGGCATCCGTTGCTGCGTCAGTCGCTTAATGCCTTTGCGCGTCTGCGTTTTCCAGGAGGCCAAACCGACTTTCAGCCGCCTACCCGGTGGCTGGTTACGCGCGGCCAGGTGCCGGCTGGCGTCGAGGCTTTGGTGTTGTTCACCGTAGAAGAAATGGCGGTCAACAACTTGCGTGAAACCTTTCACCATTGGACCCGCACCCTGGCTTTGCCATTGAGCAACAACACCTTGGGTGAGCCTTTGCCTTATCAGGGGCCACACCACGGTTTGTTGGCGGAGCAAAGCGTTGCCGACGTAGCTGCTGCACGCGAGCTATGGGACGAGGTTGAAGACGATATCAGGGCTCTATTGAGCAATTACCGAGCTGAGCTGACTCAGAGCCTTCGTACTCAACTCAAGACAGCGTACGAGCAAGCGAAGGAGCATGAAAAGGAAGCGTTCGAGCAACGCATTCGTGAAGTCGCCGCGCTGCAAAAAGCACAGAGTATCGAGAAGTTGAAGCGAGAGATTGAAGAGCAGCGCGTTGCCAGCATCCAGCACCAACTGTTTGACGATGCCGATGCGCTGGCGGAAAAGCGTCTGCGTGATCTGGAGGATGAGCTTAAGCGTCGTCAGACCCAGTTCGGTGATCTGCAGGAGCGCTTGACCGAAGAGAAACGTCGCATTTTGGAGCAGGTGCTACCTCGTCGCTTCGAGCTGCGCGGCGAAGCACAGGTCTTCCCTGTCACTATCGAAATTCGTTTTCCGGAGGTGGGGGCATGA